A stretch of DNA from Sugiyamaella lignohabitans strain CBS 10342 chromosome B, complete sequence:
CAGTTCTAAAACGGTCTTGTGCACGGGAATAAAATCATTTAAAAGCATCGATTTATCTTGTTTATGAATTGATTTGGTAAAAATTCACTTTCTTTCAATACAAATAATTGCAAGTAATATACAAACGAATGTTCCGTATCATTATCCGCAATGCAGCAAGAAGAGGGTCTGCAAAGCCCAGTCACGTGAAATTCCCAGGGGTAATCTATTCAGGGGTAAGtaactcaggggtaaaagGCCGATCTCTCTCTAcaccagcggcagcaaGTACAAGAGTTTCTGCACCACCGGTCAGGAAATCAACTACAACTGCTagagaaaacaagaaaagcAAGAAAAACTTGGTTGTTCTAGGATCCGGATGGGGTGCTGTGTCATTAGTAAGATCAATTAATCCCAGTCAGTACAATGTGACGATTATTTCACCTCGgaactttttcttgttcactCCGCTACTTCCGTCCGCTACCACTGGTACTGTTGAGTATAATTCAATTACAGAATCCATTAGCGGCATTCTAGCTAAGGAATCGTCTAAGTCCTTGGCTGAAGACAGTTATAGCAGATATCTTGAAGCGAGAGCTACCAAGATCGATTATACAAACAAATCAGTTGCTATTGAAGACATCACAACCCATGAGGAACATTCGGTTCCTTTTGACTATCTTGTCATTGCAGCAGGTGCAACCACATCCACGCTCAATGTTCCAGGAGTTAAAGAGCATGGTTTATTTCTGAAAGAAATAGACGACTCACGCAAGATTCGTGCTAGAGTAGCCAACTGGATCAATAGCGGTAAAGGAACCTCTTTACAGGCCGTCGTTGTAGGAGGGGGTCCTACTGGAGTCGAAGTAGCAGCCGAGCTTCAAGACctatttgaagaagatatcaagaaaagGATACCAGATGCTGGTCCTGATACTTTCAAAGTGAGTCTCATCGAAGCAATGCCGAGTATCCTAAACTCGTTCGACAAACGGTTGAGAAAGTTTGCAACATTGCAGCTGCAGAAAGACCATATCAACCTTCTCACCAACACAGCTGTGGAGAAAATTACCGACAAGACCGTTTATGCAAAAGCAAAGACAGTTCTACCAGACAAGTCAGAGTCTGTTGAGGCCATCGAGATCCCTTACAACATGCTCATTTGGGCCACAGGTATCACCACCCACCAGTTCATCCGTGAGTTCATGTCGACCATCCCCGAGCAGAAAGATTCTAAACGAGGCGTGCTCATTAACGACGACATGTCAGTCAAAGGAGTTGCCGATGTATGGGCCATTGGCGACTGTACAAGCTCAAAGTACCCAGCCACAGCACAAGTGGCGACCCAGCAGGGAACCTATCTTGGCACTACATTGAACCAGCTCGCCACGGTCACTGAAGCTCCAgactccaccaccaccagcacaTCCATTGCACCCTTTGAGTACCATCACAAGGGTTCCTTAGCATACGTCGGAGGCAACCGAGCAGTCGCGGACCTGCAACTATGGTCGGACGGCAAAATGTCGTCCATGGGCTACTTCACGTACTGGATGTGGAGAGTGGCCTACCTCAGCATGTTCGTGCCGGCACAAAACCGGTTCCTGGTGGCAGCCGACTGGCTGCGAGTCAAGCTCTTCGGCCGCAATATCAACACTATTTAGATAATTTTTAATCCTGATACATTTTCATGggcacatgcctccggcggctggggctccgccccagaccccgctgctcctctcgctgcgctcgagtcgttactcCGGGATCCCCACGCTGACTTcacacccccacgcccgactcgagcgtagcgagaggagcagcggggtctggggcggagccccagccgccggaggcagaaaaAGCCCCCCAGAAACCGGGGGTCGGTGGAGAGGATGTCCCGATATGCAGGTTCGAGTGGTGCCAGGTGGTGTTACCGAGGGCAGATCGCGTATTTTTTCAGCTGCAAGCATATGGCAATTTCACCTTCCGACACACAGGTCAACAGAAACATGAGTGGAAACCAAAATCTTTATTATATCATTGCAGCAGTGGTGACGGTGGTGTCGATTCTGGCTGTACAGATTCTGTTCAAGTCGTCGGCTGACAAACCTGCTCTTGACAAGAATGTTTTCCGGGAGTTCCCCCTGATCCAGAAGACCGTGTTGACCCACAACTCGGCTGTCTATAGATTCGGACTGGCTCGTCCTACTGATAATCTTGGTTTGCCTATTGGCCAACATATCTCGGTTGCTGCTTATATCAACGACAAGGAAATTGTTCGTTCTTATACACCCACCTCGTCAGATGACGACAAGGGCTACTTCGACCTTCTTATTAAGTCGTACCCCAACGGAAATGTTTCCAAGTATGTCAGTGAGCTCAAGTTAGGAGATTTGGTCAAGGTTCGTGGTCCTAAGGGTCAATTCAACTACACTAATGGTTTGGTTCGCGAGTTTGGTATGGTAgctggtggtactggtatCACTCCCATGTACCAGATCATGAAGGCCATTGCCAAGGACCCCAACGACAAGACCAAAGTGAGTCTCATCTACGCCAATGTCAGTGTTGACGATATCCTCCTCAAGAAGGAAATTGACGAGCTTGTTGCTGAAAACGACAACATCAATGTGCACTATGTTCTCGACAGACCTCCTGAGGGCTGGACTGGCAGCACTGGTTTCGTGACCGCCGACATCCTCAAGGCTCATGCCccagctcctgctgccgacgtcaagcttcttctttgtgGCCCACCTCCCATGGTCAGCGCTGTCAAAAAAGCTGCTGTCACTCTCGGCTACGAGAAGGGTAAGCCCGTATCTAAACTCGAGGACCAGGTGTTTGCTTTCTAAATTTATAGATACGATAATCTAGTTTCGgtggggggtgtgcctccggcggctggggcgctgccccagaccccgtggctcctgcttcgcaggagatggctgggaccgtggatgtgacgactcgagcgcagcgagaggagcagcggggtctggggcggagccccagccgccggaggcaccgtCACAGGAAGTAGTTGTAGAGAGGATATGTATTATTTTAGGTAGAGGTGGTCATGACAGGAACGAGAAGGCGCTGGTGAAGGACGTTGAGTGCTTTAAGAGCGTCGGTCTCGTCGACCACGCACGAGATGTTGATCTCGCTGGCTCCCTGGGAGATCATTtcgatgttgatgttggcTTCGGCGAGCGTCGAGAACATCTTTCCGGCAATACCCACGAGCTGCTTCATTTCTTTGCCGACAAGAGACACGATACACAGCTTGCGGGTCACGTCGACTGACCCGTATTTACGCAGTTCGACAAGTGCTTCTTTGAATGATGCTTCTGACAGGTTGGAATGCAGTGCCATGGACACATGCACCTCGGATGTCGAGATGAGGTCGACTACCAGCTTTCTTTTGTCAAGGAGATCAAACACACGGGCCAAGAATCCATGCGATTGGTTCTTTTTGTTCGAGTGAACATTGAGAACAATGATGTTTTGCTTGGTAGTCACAGCGGTGGGTAGCTTCATTTTCGGTTGACTCGAGATAGCGGCCAGTAATGGTGAGCTCAGCTCGGAGACCGCAATAGGAGGGTGCAATGGAGTTTCTGTTCCAGCACGAGACTCGAAATCTGGGAAAATAATGGTACCGTTACCTTTGGGGTTCATGACATTCTTGATACGAATAGGGATTCGGGCACGAATAACCTGTTCCATTGTAAATGGATGGATAACCTCAGAACCGTAGTATGTCAACTCAGAAGCCTCTTCAGGAGTGATTCGGTCAATGAGTCTAGCAGTAGGAACCTTTCTGGGGTCGGCAGTGAAAATACCATCGACTTCTTTCCAGATTTGCAGCTCGTCGGCTTGTAATCCAACGGCAATAAGAGCAGCACACAAATCAGTGTAACCTCTACCCACACCGTTCAAAAGTCCACCGGGAACAACACCGAAAAAACCAGTCACCACAGGAATCttatcaccagcagccttAATAGCCTCGACCAGCTGGGCAGTGAGATAGCTGTAGAACTCCTTGTCAAGACCAGTCTTGCTGACATCGTATCCAATGGGAATAACCCGAGAAAGATCAACATAGTGAGCAGGCAGTCCATGATCGTTCATGACAGCAGCCATGAACATGCAACTGAGCTTTTCTCCCACAGACATGATGGAATCCAGTGTACGAGGACTGATCTCGTCAATCACTTGAGATGCACTGAGAAACTTCTCGAGCAAATCACACTCTTTGTTGATAGCTGCCAGCAACTCGTCCAATAGAGCACTATTGTTACGGATCTTGTCCTTGGACGTATTCACATGGTCGTCTCTAATGGCTTCAATGATGCTGATATAATCTCCCTTTGTGAGAGCCTCGTCTGCAGCAGTCAACAATCTGGTTGTAGTACCTTCTGCTTTAGTATCAGTACTTCGAGCAGAACACACAACAACTGGACTGTAGTGCTTGGAGTACGACTCGACGATGTCTTTAATGTTTTCTGGGAACTTGCCAACAGAGGTTCCGCCATATTTCATGACAATCTTTTGTTTCGCCATGGTCATGATATTGAATTGGTAGGGTCAGTGAGTTTGGATTCTGTAATGGTACAACTGGTCCTGAATGAATGGAGTAGTATGTCActgatgattctgattcCAAAGAAACCTCACACAGCAAGCGAATTTTTTGTAGGATTTTATGATTTTCTAATATATTAGCAGTTTTCACGAGATAACACAACAGTTTCTAAAAGTAACTCGATGACCTGATAATATATGGTCTAGTAATGAAAGAACGTAATAGAGAAGGATGGGGGTCTCGTGGGTTTTACCGGATTCGAGACTCTAAAGAGTATGCCTCGTAATACAAAAACTGCTTCCTCATGCACCGTCAATTATGCCGTATATAAGTAAACACCTTATATACGCCAGAAAAGATGAAATAGTTgtgaaaagaagaaaagaagaaagtttGAAAGGAAAAGCGAATCTGCTGTCACCACGGTATGCTGCTTATACAGCTCTGACGATCCCGATTTTTCAGATGCAGATCCAACCCGTTAACGGCGCACCTTTTATTGGTAGACTACAATGAGTCAATTCAGGCCGGTCTGTGAACCGGCCTGCAGCCAAGCGCTGCACTGACTTCCGCTGGGTTCAACCCAGTGGGCCCATATCATCCCATCACAGCGCTCCTTATCCGGTTTCATTCCGACCAACAAACAACCAGGGtccacccccaccacctcaATCGGACCCAAACCACCGCCGGTCGGTGCCCGGGGATGCGGCCCGGTAACTCCGGTAAACCcggcgtgcctccggcggctggggctccgccccagaccctggttgctcctgcttcgcaggagatggctgggaccgtgtatgtaacgactcgagcgcagcgagaggagcagcggggtctggggcggagccccagccgccggaggctggcCCCTGATTCCCGTGTATACAGTACCTGTTTTAGTGGGCCATAAGtaccaacaaaaatgatCTCATCCGGAGCAGAGACTAATGTGGTTGGAGAGGAAGGAGTGTTTGACCCATGTTTGAGGAACCGGGCCGCTGGTCGGGTGGTGAAAGTAAGGTTATGTCAAGTCGGGACTGTTTCAGGGGCATCAGGGTCTAGATACTGCCGCATGTACATACATATACGTGCATAGGGGTAGACAGACAGGAAGGTGCGGCTGGAGGAGGGTTGGAAAAGAGTGCagggagctgctggtgtatGAATGGGAAGGGATAATGTTACGACGAGGCCGTCAATACTGCTGCAGACTACTATGATGTTGGTTATGATAAGTTGACAGAACTCTTCAAACATCGTACAACCAGCATTTTGTCAGTATATATCAGTGTGGATAGCTCTGGAGTTGTAAATACGTGAGCGAAAAGCGAAATCCGTCTCTAATTCGTGcataatatatatattggaCTGGCAGATAGGGCCGTATTCAGGCTGTATAGTGATCGATCTGGCTGATAAACAAGGGTGGAAAGCGTATATATTGGGCGGCGTGGTTGTGGGCCAGTCAGTGAATATATATGAGTCGAGGTAAGATTGTACAGCTATTGGAAgtgattttgatattgattttgtcaatgAATGCCAACTAACGGTTCTAGATCCAACTGTCGCGGTCTCGAAGACCACCAGGAGGGGTCCAGGAGAAGGGGGTGGATTCACGACAAACAATCCTGATACTACACGGCGAACAACAACTGGTCATGGTTCAGGTCGTGTTTCGGGAAGAagtgctggtggtaatggaaataatgataatacTAATATTAGGAGCCAGCCTGTATACTCGTCCAGCTCGAGTTCGGCTCTAGAACGGTTCTTCACGCGGTTACTCTTCTGCGAATCACGACCGAAAAGTGGTCGTGTGGGTGAAGATGGATCGGAATTGAAAAGCGATACAAATTTAACGAGCACATCACGCGAACGAAAGGCTCAAAAGGTCGAATATGGGTCAGATAAGCTTGGTGCAGCTGGCTCGGGAAATGTCAAGACCACAAAAAATGGTCATAAGCGAGACGTGTCAACAAGTGCTAGTTCTGTTCctgtggctgctgctgctgcttctgctgctgttactgAAGCAGTAGGACGAGGAAATGTTGGATTGAAACCTAGTCGCAGTAATCGACAACATGGAACGCAAGGTGCTGGTCAAAAGCATAGACCACACACAAGTCCTGGTTCAGGTCCACATCATGAATCCGAATTGGCAACAAAGAtatctggttctggtactCCTCATCTCGACAAACCTGTTCCACCTTTGCCTGAATCAGGACCAGACGCACAAGTCACAGAACTAGGAGAGAAGGAGAAATTCGACTCGTCATCGACTCCGAACGGCGGGGTGTACGACAACGACCAGCATCTGAAATTTGTAGAAGCCAACCATGGAGGAACTGGAAAGGGCAATAATGAAACAATAGATTACGAAAAGGGGGAGATTTCAATTCCCGATAATAAGACGCTTGGAGCCGGCGACAACCAGCTCGTCGAGTATTCGACGTCATCGCACCACGAAGGAGTTGATCCAAACGACAAGGATTCGGGACTGTCGACTGCATATTATCAGGGAGAACCTGATAGAGGCATGGGAATCATCCCCTCGCCATACGATCCACCGAAACAATGGCTCCTGGAACCAATCAGCGCCGAACTGGCAGGACGCAAGTGTCTGGTATTAGACCTCGATGAGACGCTTGTGCACAGTAGTTTCAAATATATTCACCAGGCCGATTTCGTGATTCCCGTCGAGATCGAGTCACAGTACCATAATGTGTATGTGATCAAACGGCCTGGTGTCGACGAGTTTATGAAGCGAGTGGGCGAGCTGTATGAAGTGGTGGTATTTACAGCCAGTGTCAGTAAATATGGAGATCCGTTACTGGACCAGCTGGACGTTCATAACGTAGTTCACCACCGACTTTTCCGCGAGAGCTGTTATAATTACAACGGCAACTATGTGAAGAACCTGTCTCAGCTAGGACGACCACTCCAAGACACGATTATTATCGACaactcagcagcatcatACATATTCCACCCGCAACACGCGGTTCCCATTTCGAGCTGGTTCTCCGACATCCACGACAACGAGTTGCTCGACATGGTGCCCTTTCTCGAGGACCTGGCTGCCGACAAAGTCTCGGACGTCAGTCTCGTGCTCGACGTCAACATTTAACGCCCGCCTCTCCCATCGCTTTTCGATGGGGTTTGCATGTATTTTACCGTCCATCGTACCATTTCAAGTTTGTGCATATCCGTACGCCCCTCTTATGATCATTCTTAGCTTActatatttaatatttaataataatctgCTCCTGTCAcgttgcctccggcggctggggctgtgccccagaccccaggctcctctcgcttcgctcgagtcgtttcgtcgacggtcccagcaaactcctgcgaagcaggagccacggggtctggggcggagccccagccgccggaggcagcggcCAATGGATATTTATAGCTATGTTTGAATAAATACAGCGGTGTCTTGGAACACCAGAATGCAAGAGGGGGTCTAGTCTTTGATGGCGGTGCCGACGATGTGCTTCTCGCGCTCTTTTTCGTAAGGCACAGCTCCTTTCTTGCTGTGGCGGCGCATGTTGTCTTGACGGCGTTTGATGCTCTCGAGCTCGACTTTCTTGATCTCGGATGCCTTCTTGATGGCTTTGGGAACGTGTCTGTGTCTGGCAATGCGCTTGATTTCGGGCATGTGCTTGAATCGTTCTTTGAGCGCATCGTCGTATTCGAGTTTGGTCCGTTCACGAGTGGATTTGACACCCGAGCGTTGCGATGCCACACTTCGCCACAGTCGCACATTACCGTCGTCTGATCCGGAAATGATGTATTTTGAATCCATTGAGAATTTGACACAGAACACTCTTTGCATTCGTTTGGTGTGGTAAATGTCCCTGGAATGACCTTCTTTAAGACGGAAGATTCTAATGGACCGGTCGTACGAACCGGTAACTAACTCTTGTCCAGTGGGCGAAAAGTCGACATCCAGAACTGCAGCAACATGGTCCTTGTATACATTTAATGCTCTATCCAGCTTACGCATGTCGTAAAGGTAGATATTGTGGTCTtcactggcagcagcaaagtTAAATGCCTCCATTGGATTCCATGCGATAGCGTTGGTGCTGAGTGTGGACACCAGTTTTTGAACTGGAGATGCGGTACGGAGATCGTAGATAACCAACGATCTATCAGAGCCAGCAGATGCAAGAATAGAAGTTTCAGTCTGGTTAAATTTGACGGTGTTCACATTATCAGCACCCCATGACAGGTTGCTTGTAGGTTTAGATCTAGCAGTGTCCCATAGCTCGACTGTGGTACCGGCAGTAACAAATTTACCTTCATCTCTGTGGTGATCAATTCCATTGAAAGCACCAACTCCGAGATATGTTTGTAAGGGTTCACTAGCGCTCTTGGCATCTTTAACGTTCCACAACTTGACAGTCTTGTCACTGGCACATGACAACAGAGAACCACTGGGAGTCATGGTCAAACCTCGTACAATATTTTCGTGTGCTTTAACCGAGAAGACTTCATCTCGGGCAGACATATCCCACAATTTGATGATACCATCACCACTTCCAGTGGCCAATCTGTTCAAGCTTCTCGAGTTCTTAGCAATGCTGTACACACCGTCAATATGACCTCTGCCGAGTTGACCAACAAATGGCTGAGCAAACATACGCTCTAACTTCGTGGCATTCAATGCTCTGGTATACTCTCTGGCTCTCTCAAAAGGATGTAAAGCGGGATCCAAATTCCGAGGAAGACGCTGAACATCTGTATTTCTGGCTGGCAAGTAGCTATCAGCCGAACGACTGATGGTCTTGATTTTCTTTACGAAATGTTAGAATATTTTCTCATCACTATCTTTATAACCCAAAGTACCGGCTTGAGTACCAGTAAAACTTACCATTTTCGATAAAGGATGTTAAGAAAAACTCGTGTTTCtatacaataaatatatcctGTTACACTATCTCAAGCTGatccaaatatttttggtgATCATCGAAAATTTCCCGATAAACGCCGCATCAGCCATTGCCGCACACACCCTTGACCTTATCAGGGGCCTAACGGCCATGCATATGCAATCTAGACCCTGAAAATGCTAGGATCCCCattatgaagaaaaaatagcTTGACAACTCACTGGGATTTTGGCCTATAAACGTAGAAGTTCGGTAGGATTAGTGGTTTCCCATGGTGATTGTAGAAGACAGTGATCCCGAGGCAGATCCAGCTGAAGTGAGAGTGCTGCTGGCGCTGGTAGACACTACAACTGTCTGGTCGATGTCGCTTTCATAGTTTTCAACTGCGCTGTTATTGGATTTTGACTTTAAGATGCCCTTCGAATTCACTTCACCATCTGTGTGGCTTCGTAATAGTGGCCGTCTTGGATCATCCTTTCCAAATGAGCGTTTACTGCTGGGTCTTGTCTCATTATCTTCGTTGCGATGCTCATGATAGTGATACTCGGAAGATTGAATAATCGAATCAACAAGATAGTACTGAATAGAGTTCATGCTATAGATAACAGTTagtaaaataaaatgcaaCAAAAGTACCCAAATATCACTTACATTAAAGGAAATATCATCATGACAAATGCAACCTGGACCCGCTCATCAAAGTTTGTCCACGATATCAGAAATGCACCAAAGTCATCCATGAATGGCATCCACCACACAAAAACGTATAAAACAACTTTCATACACATTAGAGCTATCATGAATAGGGCACATTGTTTCATAAATGAGCTCCATTTTGGTGGGTTGCCGTACTGGCCCGAAACAATGCCCTTAATACCAAGACGAAAACATCCCGTATGAACCAGGTACAGAAAAAACCATAGAACTGGCACTCCTATCGTGGTATCGAGCAGAATATTAAGAAAGTACCAGTTACATGGGTTCGTGTCGACTCCCGGGTCTTTTGTAGAACTGAATAAAATAGATGCCAAAACGTTGACAAAATGAAGGCCTCCTGCACCGatgatttgttttgaaaCGTCGAAAAACCAGATCCACCAAGGTCGCCGTGGATTTTCTTTACTTCTTTTGTAGACTAATGATAAGATTGCACAAGCTCCCATGCTTAGTTGAACTATCAGCGCAAATGGGCCTAAAAGCTCGCAGTTGCCTTCGCGGAACGAAGAGTCAGCTGGAAGCGGCCATAAATTCATCCAATCCGGCCAATTCATTTATACCACACCTTGTAATTCTAAATATTCTTCTAGAGCATATGCTTATACTCAAAGTAATAGCAATAACTGTGTTCTCAGCAGATGTTTTATATGTTGGAGAATACTGGATAAGTGTCGAAGTCAGAGTCGGAGCCAGCGTTGGAGTCAGAATCGGGTCGGTCCTTCGGCTATCTTGTCACTTGGAAGATCGGGAGTTAGATATTAAGATTAGCTGCCGTTTAAATAAAGCCAAGTACCCAATCTGTCAGTATTCCttatttttaaatattgTGGGTTGAAATGTAAGTCAACAGTGAAGTTGCTGGTCTCGGGACTGTTGGTTTGTGGCGTATATGTATATTTGTTTTGCTCACCCACGCCGTCTGGTGGACAACTACAGGTGGAGATCGCCACGGAGTTTCACAGAATGCAGGCCAACGAACACCAATACCTAACTCCCGGCAATGAAAATatacttttgttttgccAAAAAACAATACCACTTGCCTAGTCAAGTAGTTCTTAATTTACGAACACtgatttgatattttctaGCAGAGGTTAAGTTGACATTTAGGTAATTACAGTCCGGGTAATCCACGTGTGCCGTGTGTCAGGACTGCAATCGGTCCCTGCAGCTATATATTGCGGGTTAGGATCATAACAAAGCTAGTCATTTGATACTTTTGAGTGAGTTCTTTTTTAAATTCTATCGAAATAAGAGGCTTTTGAGCCGTCAAGGGATTTTTGGAGTTGAGCTGTGACTTATGGTCAGAGACCACAATCTCACCCTCTATAATCCCCTAATTTGTTCAGTACGTGGGAGCTTTTTGGGCTCCTATTGAGAAACAAACCAGAATTTCACCTGAAGATTAAGAAGGAAAGGCTTCTTTAGAAGCAGAACAGATGGTTActtgaaaacttttgaatATTAAAGATAAAACTCTTTTATTGGTatctacccctgagataACTACATTCTCCCAGCTTATACCCCAACCCTAAACTACTCGGGCACGTGACGGCACGAATTATTCTCACCATATGTTCACAGTGTCTTAATAAGCGATTTTGGACGTCAGGTTACTGGACTGAAAATTAGTGAAAAATGACCGAGTCAGCTGGTAAGTAGCCTGTGAAGTCAAGAGTGACGTGGTGGATATCCTGCAGATGATTTTAAATAGACAGAATACTAACAATCAGCTCCTGCTTGCCATGCTGCCCCCAAGGCCGAAACTTCTAGTAAGTAATCTTAAGTGAATAAGCTATAAGAACTGTTTGGGTATTGAAATTAGCTTATTAGCTTATTCGGGTATTGAACCACCCTCCTTACGTATTGGGTATTGGAGTATTTATAACTTGTTGGATAATTTTATAGATTGGATTGGGTGCCACAGTATTATTACTGATGTGGCTGTTTtaatgctgatattgtaAGGAACAGAGATTCTAACATGTGTAGAACCCAAGCCTTGTTGTGTTTGTCTCGAGGAAAAATCTATTAGAGACAAGTGCATTTTGCTGAACGGCCAA
This window harbors:
- the NDE2 gene encoding NADH-ubiquinone reductase (H(+)-translocating) NDE2 (Mitochondrial external NADH dehydrogenase; catalyzes the oxidation of cytosolic NADH; Nde1p and Nde2p are involved in providing the cytosolic NADH to the mitochondrial respiratory chain; NDE2 has a paralog, NDE1, that arose from the whole genome duplication; GO_component: GO:0005758 - mitochondrial intermembrane space [Evidence IEA]; GO_component: GO:0005739 - mitochondrion [Evidence IEA]; GO_component: GO:0005739 - mitochondrion [Evidence IDA] [PMID 11502169]; GO_component: GO:0005739 - mitochondrion [Evidence IDA] [PMID 14576278]; GO_component: GO:0005739 - mitochondrion [Evidence IDA] [PMID 16823961]; GO_component: GO:0005739 - mitochondrion [Evidence IMP,ISS] [PMID 9733747]; GO_function: GO:0003954 - NADH dehydrogenase activity [Evidence ISS] [PMID 9696750]; GO_function: GO:0003954 - NADH dehydrogenase activity [Evidence ISS] [PMID 9733747]; GO_function: GO:0050660 - flavin adenine dinucleotide binding [Evidence IEA]; GO_function: GO:0016491 - oxidoreductase activity [Evidence IEA,IEA]; GO_process: GO:0006116 - NADH oxidation [Evidence IDA] [PMID 12032156]; GO_process: GO:0019655 - glucose catabolic process to ethanol [Evidence IGI,IMP,ISS] [PMID 9733747]; GO_process: GO:0055114 - oxidation-reduction process [Evidence IEA,IEA]); its protein translation is MFRIIIRNAARRGSAKPSHVKFPGVIYSGVSNSGVKGRSLSTPAAASTRVSAPPVRKSTTTARENKKSKKNLVVLGSGWGAVSLVRSINPSQYNVTIISPRNFFLFTPLLPSATTGTVEYNSITESISGILAKESSKSLAEDSYSRYLEARATKIDYTNKSVAIEDITTHEEHSVPFDYLVIAAGATTSTLNVPGVKEHGLFLKEIDDSRKIRARVANWINSGKGTSLQAVVVGGGPTGVEVAAELQDLFEEDIKKRIPDAGPDTFKVSLIEAMPSILNSFDKRLRKFATLQLQKDHINLLTNTAVEKITDKTVYAKAKTVLPDKSESVEAIEIPYNMLIWATGITTHQFIREFMSTIPEQKDSKRGVLINDDMSVKGVADVWAIGDCTSSKYPATAQVATQQGTYLGTTLNQLATVTEAPDSTTTSTSIAPFEYHHKGSLAYVGGNRAVADLQLWSDGKMSSMGYFTYWMWRVAYLSMFVPAQNRFLVAADWLRVKLFGRNINTI
- the CBR1 gene encoding Cbr1p (Microsomal cytochrome b reductase; not essential for viability; also detected in mitochondria; mutation in conserved NADH binding domain of the human ortholog results in type I methemoglobinemia; GO_component: GO:0005783 - endoplasmic reticulum [Evidence IEA]; GO_component: GO:0005789 - endoplasmic reticulum membrane [Evidence IEA]; GO_component: GO:0016021 - integral component of membrane [Evidence IEA]; GO_component: GO:0016020 - membrane [Evidence IEA]; GO_component: GO:0005741 - mitochondrial outer membrane [Evidence IEA,IEA]; GO_component: GO:0005741 - mitochondrial outer membrane [Evidence IDA] [PMID 16407407]; GO_component: GO:0005739 - mitochondrion [Evidence IEA]; GO_component: GO:0005739 - mitochondrion [Evidence IDA] [PMID 14576278]; GO_component: GO:0005739 - mitochondrion [Evidence IDA] [PMID 16823961]; GO_function: GO:0004128 - cytochrome-b5 reductase activity, acting on NAD(P)H [Evidence IEA]; GO_function: GO:0004128 - cytochrome-b5 reductase activity, acting on NAD(P)H [Evidence IDA] [PMID 14930]; GO_function: GO:0016491 - oxidoreductase activity [Evidence IEA,IEA]; GO_process: GO:0008150 - biological_process [Evidence ND]; GO_process: GO:0055114 - oxidation-reduction process [Evidence IEA,IEA]): MAISPSDTQVNRNMSGNQNLYYIIAAVVTVVSILAVQILFKSSADKPALDKNVFREFPLIQKTVLTHNSAVYRFGLARPTDNLGLPIGQHISVAAYINDKEIVRSYTPTSSDDDKGYFDLLIKSYPNGNVSKYVSELKLGDLVKVRGPKGQFNYTNGLVREFGMVAGGTGITPMYQIMKAIAKDPNDKTKVSLIYANVSVDDILLKKEIDELVAENDNINVHYVLDRPPEGWTGSTGFVTADILKAHAPAPAADVKLLLCGPPPMVSAVKKAAVTLGYEKGKPVSKLEDQVFAF